GGTGAAGGTGGAGATGCGCCAGATCGGCGTTCGCGACGAGACGCGGATGCTTGGCGGATGCGGCCCCTGCGGGGTGGAGCTTTGCTGCGCCCGGTACCTTTCCGATTTCGCCCCGGTCTCCATCCGCATGGCCAAGGACCAGAACCTTTCGCTGAATCCCGCCAAGATATCGGGGGTGTGCGGCAGGCTGATGTGCTGCCTTGGATACGAGCATGAGCATTACAGGGCGATAATGGAAAGAATGCCCCGGATGAACAAGTCCGTGATCACAATGGACGGGCGCACGGGGAAGGTTTACAACATAAACGCGCTGGCCGAGCGGGTGGGCGTGGTGTTCGAGGACGGGTCCCGGATGGAGTTCGCCGCTTCGGACGTGTCCCCCGCCCATAAAGGCCCCCCCCAGAAGAAAAAGGAAGACGAAACGGCGCAGGCCGCCCCGCCGCCACAGCAGCAGGTCCAACCTGCCCCGGCGAGGGAAAGACTGCCCGAAACACCAGCGCATGAGGATCGGCGGCCGGAGGGCGTATCTCCCGGAGCCCAGCCCGGCAGAAAACGGCCCCGCAGGAAAAAGAAAAAGAGTTTTCAGAGGGAGGGGGGCGCCCCCCAGCAGGACAACAGGCAACAGCCCCCGCAGGGGCAGGATCGTCAACAAAGCCAGGATCGTCCACCGCGCCCGGAAAGGCCGCAGCAGGCCCCGGGCCAGCAGCCCGGCGGCGGCGCCAGCGGTGGCGGTGGCGGTGGCGGCGGCGACCGGCCCGAGGGGGGACGGTTCCGTGGTAGAAGGCGCGGCATGATGAGAAGGAGAGGCGAGGAGGGTTGATTATGCCCCGTTATCTTCGTCTTTCCGCGTTTTTCATGATTCTTGCCACCACAGTCGCGTCCAGCGAAACTGTCTATATTGAAGGCAAGGCCGCAAAGTTCCGTTCCGGCCCCGGCACAAACTACAAAGTACTATGGGAAGCTCCAGTGTTCACTCCACTGGAGTTCCTGGCCAAATTCAAGGATTGGTACGCCGTGCGGGACAAGGACGGCGACGTCGGCTGGGTGCACAACCAGGTGATCGCAAAGGGGAAGGCGGCGGTGGTGACGGACAAGAAAGCGGACGTGCGCAAAGGGCCGGGAAAGGACAAGCCTATGGCCTTCGCCGTGGAAAAAGGGTATCTTTTCCGGGTGGTGGATGAGAAAAAAGAGTGGGCGAAAGTGAAGGACGCCGAAGGGGACGAAGGTTGGATTTTAAAGGAAAGCCTTTGGATGTCCCGGTAACTTGAGTTCAACCAGAACAAAACCTCCGATTTTATGAACAAAGAGAACGGGGTGCCGGGGACCACCGAAGCGGACAGCAGGCTTTCGGAGATCGCCGAGTTCAACAACAAGATCCTCTCCGTCATCTCCCATGATTTGCGCTCCCCCCTATCCTCCACCATCGGCCTTATCCGGCTTTTATTGCGCCGCGACAAAGAGCCACTTTCCGAAAGACAGGAAAACATCCTGCGGGTGATGGAACGCTCGGCGGTGCAACAGATGAGTTTCATAGAAAACCTTGTGGAGATATCCCGGATCGAACGCGGCCTTTTGGAGGCGCACCCCTCCCCTGTTCCCGCCGCCCGGATAGTACGGCGCGCACTGGAAATCGTTTCGGCGGCCGCGAAGGAAAAAGGGATCGGAGTGTCGGACGAATCGGACGGCGGGCTGTGGATCGAAGCCGACGAGGAAAAGGCGGTCCATATCGTCCACCACCTTCTGACGAACGCGGTGAAGTTCACCAACAGGGGGGGGTGGATTAAAATTCAAACAAAGCGGGAGGGCGATCTGGTCCTCATCTCGGTGAGCGACAACGGCGTGGGGATGGACCCGGCCAAGACCGGAAAACTTTTCGACCTGGCGTCAAAATGCGGAACCCTTGGCACCGACGGTGAAAAAGGGACCGGGCTGGGCCTGGCCATATGCAAAAAACTGGCGGCGCTGATGGCGTGCGGGATTTGCGTTGAGTCCACACCGGGAAACGGGACGACGGTGACGTTGAGTTTTAAAAAGGCGAATCAGGCGTAATTGCCGTCATGGTTCGGCAAGCTCACCATGACAATAATTCATAATGTCATCCTGAGCCT
This is a stretch of genomic DNA from Nitrospinota bacterium. It encodes these proteins:
- a CDS encoding SH3 domain-containing protein — protein: MPRYLRLSAFFMILATTVASSETVYIEGKAAKFRSGPGTNYKVLWEAPVFTPLEFLAKFKDWYAVRDKDGDVGWVHNQVIAKGKAAVVTDKKADVRKGPGKDKPMAFAVEKGYLFRVVDEKKEWAKVKDAEGDEGWILKESLWMSR
- a CDS encoding HAMP domain-containing histidine kinase, coding for MNKENGVPGTTEADSRLSEIAEFNNKILSVISHDLRSPLSSTIGLIRLLLRRDKEPLSERQENILRVMERSAVQQMSFIENLVEISRIERGLLEAHPSPVPAARIVRRALEIVSAAAKEKGIGVSDESDGGLWIEADEEKAVHIVHHLLTNAVKFTNRGGWIKIQTKREGDLVLISVSDNGVGMDPAKTGKLFDLASKCGTLGTDGEKGTGLGLAICKKLAALMACGICVESTPGNGTTVTLSFKKANQA